The proteins below come from a single Nocardioides eburneiflavus genomic window:
- a CDS encoding LCP family protein, whose protein sequence is MDRLAGRVRRARRWGRAAALTLVLGVTALVVPQSAVQPTDVSLVKIRHAQGVATGGEDVVWILAVGSDARPGQAMTRARGDALQLVGINTRTGAATAIGVPRDSWVSIPGDGREKINSALYFAGPRGMAGAMRNLVGIEPDYVMVTRFPFFEDMVDDIGGITVTNPRRFSDPNLKKEGFRKGRIRLGGYDAMAFSRIRYNLSGGDFDRSANQQRTLRGIHARIRSQADRPGFIERGVMTVMAHTDTNASPAELFEIAQAVAQVDPRRITTCVVQGRIGFVGAASVVFPDVAQARRLGREARRDATLRGC, encoded by the coding sequence ATGGACCGTCTCGCAGGCCGCGTACGCCGCGCCCGCCGCTGGGGCAGGGCGGCCGCGCTCACCCTCGTCCTCGGCGTGACCGCCCTCGTCGTGCCGCAGTCGGCGGTGCAGCCGACCGACGTCTCCCTCGTGAAGATCCGGCACGCGCAGGGAGTGGCCACCGGCGGCGAGGACGTCGTGTGGATCCTTGCCGTCGGCTCCGACGCCCGACCGGGCCAGGCCATGACCCGGGCGCGCGGGGACGCGCTGCAGCTGGTCGGGATCAACACCCGGACCGGCGCGGCGACCGCGATCGGGGTGCCGCGCGACTCCTGGGTGTCGATCCCGGGCGATGGCAGGGAGAAGATCAACTCCGCCCTCTACTTCGCCGGCCCGCGTGGCATGGCGGGCGCGATGCGCAACCTCGTCGGCATCGAGCCCGACTACGTCATGGTGACCCGGTTCCCCTTCTTCGAGGACATGGTCGACGACATCGGCGGCATCACCGTCACGAACCCGCGCCGCTTCTCGGACCCGAACCTCAAGAAGGAGGGGTTCCGCAAGGGACGCATCCGCCTCGGCGGCTACGACGCGATGGCCTTCTCGCGGATCCGGTACAACCTCTCGGGCGGTGACTTCGACCGCTCGGCCAACCAGCAGCGGACGCTTCGCGGGATCCACGCCCGGATCCGCAGCCAGGCCGACCGGCCGGGCTTCATCGAGCGCGGCGTGATGACCGTGATGGCGCACACCGACACCAACGCCTCGCCCGCCGAGCTGTTCGAGATCGCGCAAGCCGTCGCCCAGGTCGACCCGCGCCGCATCACGACGTGCGTGGTGCAGGGCCGGATCGGGTTCGTGGGGGCGGCGAGCGTGGTCTTCCCCGACGTCGCCCAGGCCCGGCGGCTGGGACGCGAGGCCCGCCGGGACGCCACCCTCCGCGGCTGCTGA
- a CDS encoding choice-of-anchor P family protein, with the protein MHTGSGRRFAAVAGVGLTAALVLSAGAAAPAGASDGADARAASSDTLTKFGYRGDVYGVKLVTDSVEALNLKDAHAQQLCTRAAGKVVEQRSAVSVPDNPLIRVSASTSRTETYVDGATHGVRGTNTIGDISIGGTVGPLTTPRLVIKGLQTTAHAFNTPQGYGHAESFTFASISLELLENTVVQQLPPELQELLAPLDQVSDTVFTGTQQAAQQVFEVLSDVTKPIVIPGLGSIALGYENGRANDRNAQSQASALRIEVTAGDRRQLVELGTARVRMGGPAPVGVFRSGGTAMDYQVLDGALRFGNVQHKALPCQGSRGRTQTYRVPHASQLVPVPVLLDGVSYQVNGDQLGRKKVAKGWSRTAIRSVSIPTAQLVITDLSSRAAMRQKAGKRVRSKVSTAIGSITVGGQPLEVPAPGGVVELPNGVGEIQRQLVDTGYRGSQVIGLRIKLYSDAVVIDLARTAGRIYPH; encoded by the coding sequence GTGCACACGGGATCCGGGCGGCGGTTCGCCGCCGTGGCGGGCGTCGGGCTGACGGCAGCGCTCGTGCTGTCCGCCGGGGCGGCAGCCCCCGCCGGCGCGAGCGACGGCGCCGACGCCAGGGCCGCGTCCTCCGACACGCTCACGAAGTTCGGCTACCGCGGTGACGTCTACGGCGTGAAGCTGGTGACCGACAGCGTCGAGGCGCTCAACCTCAAGGACGCGCACGCCCAGCAGCTGTGCACCCGCGCGGCCGGCAAGGTCGTGGAGCAGCGGAGCGCGGTCTCGGTCCCGGACAACCCGCTCATCCGGGTCTCGGCCAGCACCAGCCGCACGGAGACGTACGTCGACGGCGCCACCCACGGCGTACGCGGGACCAACACGATCGGCGACATCAGCATCGGCGGCACCGTGGGCCCGCTGACGACGCCACGGCTGGTGATCAAGGGCCTGCAGACCACGGCGCACGCCTTCAACACCCCGCAGGGCTACGGCCACGCCGAGAGCTTCACCTTCGCCAGCATCTCCCTCGAGCTCCTCGAGAACACCGTCGTGCAGCAGCTGCCGCCCGAGCTCCAGGAGCTCCTCGCGCCGCTCGACCAGGTCAGCGACACGGTGTTCACGGGCACCCAGCAGGCCGCCCAGCAGGTCTTCGAGGTGCTCAGCGACGTGACGAAGCCGATCGTGATCCCGGGCCTCGGGTCGATCGCGCTCGGCTACGAGAACGGCCGGGCGAACGACCGCAACGCCCAGTCCCAGGCCTCGGCCCTGCGGATCGAGGTGACCGCCGGTGACCGCCGCCAGCTCGTCGAGCTCGGCACGGCCCGGGTCCGGATGGGCGGTCCGGCGCCGGTGGGAGTGTTCCGGTCCGGGGGCACCGCCATGGACTACCAGGTCCTCGACGGCGCCCTGAGGTTCGGCAACGTCCAGCACAAGGCCCTCCCCTGCCAGGGCTCGCGCGGGCGCACCCAGACCTACCGGGTCCCGCACGCCAGCCAGCTGGTGCCGGTGCCCGTCCTCCTCGACGGCGTGAGCTACCAGGTCAACGGCGACCAGCTCGGCAGGAAGAAGGTCGCCAAGGGCTGGTCACGCACGGCGATCCGGTCGGTGTCCATCCCCACCGCCCAGCTCGTCATCACCGACCTCAGCTCACGCGCAGCGATGCGCCAGAAGGCCGGCAAGCGGGTCCGCTCGAAGGTCTCGACCGCGATCGGGTCGATCACCGTCGGCGGCCAGCCGCTGGAGGTCCCCGCCCCCGGCGGCGTGGTGGAGCTGCCCAACGGCGTCGGGGAGATCCAGCGCCAGCTCGTCGACACCGGCTACCGCGGCTCGCAGGTGATCGGGCTGCGGATCAAGCTCTACTCCGACGCGGTGGTCATCGACCTGGCCAGGACCGCGGGGCGCATCTACCCGCACTGA
- a CDS encoding thioesterase family protein, translating to MTTHPTYDQLIDLPAYVEQPVPMPFEDINGHLNVRHYIGIASEGLDESLVEVGIPQMWPLTHGHACFTAEHHVTYLAELRTGDTMSARVRLLGRSERAAHVLVYLLDETHERVACVVEEIFLHIDLETRLTAPWPDEVATALDARIAEHEGLAFPATTSGSLALR from the coding sequence GTGACGACGCACCCGACCTACGACCAGCTGATCGACCTCCCGGCCTACGTCGAGCAGCCCGTGCCGATGCCCTTCGAGGACATCAACGGCCACCTCAACGTCCGCCACTACATCGGCATCGCGAGCGAGGGGCTCGACGAGTCCCTCGTCGAGGTCGGCATCCCGCAGATGTGGCCGCTGACCCACGGCCACGCCTGCTTCACCGCCGAGCACCACGTCACCTACCTCGCCGAGCTGCGCACCGGCGACACGATGTCGGCGCGCGTACGCCTCCTCGGTCGCTCCGAGCGCGCGGCGCACGTCCTCGTGTACCTCCTCGACGAGACCCACGAGCGGGTCGCCTGCGTGGTCGAGGAGATCTTCCTCCACATCGACCTCGAGACCCGCCTGACGGCCCCGTGGCCGGACGAGGTGGCGACTGCGCTCGACGCGCGGATCGCCGAGCACGAGGGCCTGGCCTTCCCGGCCACGACCTCCGGCTCCCTCGCACTCCGCTAG
- the argS gene encoding arginine--tRNA ligase — MNPEQLSETIVDALASLVADGAITLPDGVPTQVTVERPRQKGHGDYATNVALQLAKKAGTNPRAFADLVAERLRAADGIAEVEVAGPGFLNVTVEAGAQGQVAADVVAAGAAYGRTGTLAGQSINIEFISANPTGPLHLGHTRWAVLGDAIARVLQAAGAEVAREFYINDRGNQMDLFGASLEAAALGRPIPDDGYQGGYIADLAAAIVAEQPGIVDLPEGERLRAFREAGYALQLAEQQRQLDGFNTHFDVWFSERDLHADESHGSVADTLRDLKDNGHLFEADGALWMRTTDFGDDKDRVLIRSNGELTYFASDTAYYLNKRARGFDHCIYLLGADHHGYVGRLRAMAACVGDDPELTLDVMIGQLVKIMRDGEELRLSKRAGTIVTLNELMDEIGVDALRYSLARYPADSPLTLDVAEITKASSDNPVYYVQYAHARTCRMMENATDVGMSLPGEAFDPSLLDHELDGRLLRALADYPRVVASAAELREPHRVSRYLEDTAAVFNRWYDTKECRMLPQGDEPVTATNEARLVLVQAVRTVLANGLDLLGVSAPERM; from the coding sequence GTGAATCCCGAGCAGCTCTCCGAGACCATCGTCGATGCGCTGGCGTCCCTCGTGGCCGACGGCGCGATCACGCTGCCCGACGGCGTGCCGACCCAGGTGACGGTGGAGCGACCCCGGCAGAAGGGGCACGGCGACTACGCCACCAACGTGGCGCTCCAGCTCGCGAAGAAGGCTGGGACCAACCCACGTGCCTTCGCCGACCTCGTCGCCGAGCGCCTCCGCGCCGCCGACGGCATCGCCGAGGTCGAGGTCGCCGGTCCGGGCTTCCTCAACGTGACGGTCGAGGCCGGCGCCCAGGGCCAGGTCGCGGCCGACGTCGTCGCGGCCGGAGCGGCGTACGGACGGACCGGGACGCTGGCCGGACAGTCGATCAACATCGAGTTCATCTCCGCCAACCCGACCGGGCCGCTGCACCTCGGCCACACGCGGTGGGCCGTCCTGGGCGACGCGATCGCCCGGGTGCTGCAGGCGGCGGGCGCCGAGGTGGCGCGCGAGTTCTACATCAACGACCGTGGCAACCAGATGGACCTCTTCGGGGCGTCGCTCGAGGCCGCGGCCCTCGGGCGGCCGATCCCCGACGACGGCTACCAGGGCGGCTACATCGCCGACCTGGCGGCGGCGATCGTGGCCGAACAGCCCGGGATCGTCGACCTGCCAGAGGGCGAGCGGCTCCGCGCGTTCCGCGAGGCCGGCTACGCACTGCAGCTCGCGGAGCAGCAGCGCCAGCTCGACGGCTTCAACACCCACTTCGACGTGTGGTTCTCCGAGCGCGACCTCCACGCCGACGAGTCCCACGGGTCGGTGGCCGACACCCTGCGCGACCTCAAGGACAACGGCCACCTCTTCGAGGCCGACGGAGCGCTCTGGATGCGCACCACCGACTTCGGTGACGACAAGGACCGGGTGCTCATCCGCAGCAACGGCGAGCTGACCTACTTCGCCTCCGACACCGCCTACTACCTCAACAAGCGCGCACGCGGCTTCGACCACTGCATCTACCTGCTCGGCGCCGACCACCACGGCTACGTCGGGCGGCTGCGGGCGATGGCGGCCTGCGTCGGGGACGACCCGGAGCTGACCCTCGACGTGATGATCGGCCAGCTGGTCAAGATCATGCGCGACGGCGAGGAGCTGAGGCTGTCCAAGCGGGCCGGCACGATCGTGACGCTCAACGAGCTCATGGACGAGATCGGCGTCGACGCGCTCCGCTACTCGCTCGCGCGCTACCCCGCCGACAGCCCGCTGACGCTCGACGTCGCCGAGATCACCAAGGCCTCGAGCGACAACCCCGTCTACTACGTGCAGTACGCCCACGCGCGCACGTGCCGGATGATGGAGAACGCCACCGACGTGGGCATGTCCCTCCCGGGCGAGGCGTTCGACCCGTCGCTGCTCGACCACGAGCTCGACGGCCGCCTCCTGCGTGCCCTGGCCGACTACCCGCGCGTGGTCGCCAGCGCCGCGGAGCTCCGCGAGCCGCACCGGGTCTCGCGCTACCTCGAGGACACGGCTGCGGTGTTCAACCGGTGGTACGACACCAAGGAGTGCCGGATGCTGCCGCAGGGCGACGAGCCGGTCACGGCGACCAACGAGGCTCGGCTGGTCCTCGTCCAGGCCGTCCGGACCGTGCTCGCCAACGGCCTCGACCTGCTCGGCGTCTCCGCCCCCGAGAGGATGTGA
- the lysA gene encoding diaminopimelate decarboxylase, translated as MPTAHPSGWAHADGALRANRPGGPHWLREPSDPDALVTSLWSQTATKADGVLSVGGVSLPELVREHGSPAYVLDEADFRSRARAFRDAFGAYDVYYAGKAFLCTTVVRWLAEEGLSLDVCSGGELAVAERAGFPMERVGFHGNNKTVAELERAVELGVGRVIVDSFHEIERLASVTSERGRTVGVMVRVTAGVEAHTHEYIATAHEDQKFGFSIASGDALEAVRRVHAAPGLRLLGLHSHIGSQIFDTSGFEVAARRVLTLHAQVSEEVGVEMPEMDLGGGFGIAYTTQDDPSDPAQLATEITKIVQHECRALRVAEPRLSIEPGRAIVGPSMCTVYEVGTVKEVALDGGLVRTYVSVDGGMSDNIRTALYDADYSATIASRVSGSAPALARVVGKHCEAGDIVVKDEFLPGDVRPGDLVAVPGTGAYCRSMASNYNHALRPPVIGVRDGKTFTVLRRETEADLFATDVGVL; from the coding sequence GTGCCGACCGCCCACCCCTCCGGCTGGGCGCACGCCGACGGTGCGTTGCGGGCGAACCGTCCCGGTGGACCCCACTGGCTGCGTGAGCCCAGCGACCCCGACGCGCTGGTGACGTCGCTCTGGTCGCAGACCGCCACCAAGGCCGACGGCGTGCTGAGCGTGGGAGGTGTCTCGCTGCCCGAGCTGGTGCGCGAGCACGGCTCCCCGGCGTACGTCCTCGACGAGGCCGACTTCCGCAGCCGGGCCCGCGCCTTCCGCGACGCCTTCGGCGCCTACGACGTCTACTACGCGGGCAAGGCGTTCCTCTGCACCACCGTCGTGCGGTGGCTGGCCGAGGAGGGGTTGTCGCTCGACGTGTGCTCCGGCGGTGAGCTGGCCGTCGCCGAGCGGGCCGGCTTCCCGATGGAGCGGGTGGGCTTCCACGGCAACAACAAGACGGTCGCCGAGCTCGAGCGCGCCGTCGAGCTGGGCGTGGGTCGCGTCATCGTCGACTCGTTCCACGAGATCGAGCGGCTGGCCTCGGTCACCAGCGAGCGGGGTCGCACCGTCGGAGTGATGGTGCGCGTGACCGCGGGCGTCGAGGCGCACACCCACGAGTACATCGCCACCGCCCACGAGGACCAGAAGTTCGGCTTCTCCATCGCCAGCGGCGACGCGCTCGAGGCCGTACGCCGGGTGCACGCCGCGCCCGGCCTCCGGCTGCTGGGGCTGCACTCCCACATCGGCAGCCAGATCTTCGACACCTCCGGCTTCGAGGTCGCTGCCCGCCGGGTGCTCACGCTGCACGCGCAGGTGAGCGAGGAGGTCGGCGTCGAGATGCCCGAGATGGACCTCGGCGGCGGGTTCGGCATCGCCTACACCACCCAGGACGACCCGTCCGACCCCGCGCAGCTCGCGACGGAGATCACGAAGATCGTCCAGCACGAGTGCCGTGCCCTCCGGGTCGCCGAGCCGCGGCTGTCCATCGAGCCGGGGCGCGCGATCGTCGGCCCCTCGATGTGCACCGTCTACGAGGTCGGCACGGTCAAGGAGGTCGCCCTCGACGGCGGGCTGGTGCGCACCTACGTCTCGGTCGACGGCGGCATGAGCGACAACATCCGCACCGCCCTCTACGACGCCGACTACTCCGCCACGATCGCCTCCCGAGTCTCCGGTTCCGCGCCCGCCCTCGCCCGCGTCGTCGGCAAGCACTGCGAGGCCGGTGACATCGTCGTCAAGGACGAGTTCCTGCCCGGCGACGTACGCCCCGGCGACCTCGTGGCGGTGCCCGGGACCGGCGCCTACTGCAGATCCATGGCCTCCAACTACAACCACGCGCTGCGTCCTCCGGTGATCGGAGTTCGGGACGGGAAGACTTTTACCGTGCTGCGACGAGAGACTGAGGCAGACCTGTTCGCGACCGATGTGGGTGTTCTCTGA
- a CDS encoding homoserine dehydrogenase: MTSGDKQRPLGVAVLGCGAVGSQVVRLLAEQRDDLAARVGAPVELVGVAVRRLDAPRDVQVPDGLLTTDAHGLVARDDVDLVVEVIGGIEPARSLILSALENGASVVTANKALLAEDGPTLFEAAAKAERDLYYEAAVAGAIPILRPLRESLAGDRVTRVLGIVNGTTNFILDKMDTSGAGFSEALEEAQELGYAEADPTADVEGFDAAAKAAILASLAFHSRVTASDVYREGISEVTAADVASARDMGSVVKLLAICELRPGPDGQDQVAARVHPAMIPRSHPLASVREAYNAVFVESEAAGQLMFYGPGAGGSPTASAVLGDLVTIARNRLAETRGAGESAYADRAVQPMGETRTRYHVAIDVDDRAGVLATVANAFADHDVSIQTVRQEGRGADAQLVVVSHAAPDAALSATVDQLRSMDIVREVTSVMRVEGGDE, translated from the coding sequence ATGACTTCCGGTGACAAGCAGCGCCCCCTCGGCGTGGCCGTGCTCGGCTGCGGCGCGGTCGGGTCGCAGGTGGTGCGCCTGCTGGCCGAGCAGCGCGACGACCTCGCCGCCCGGGTCGGTGCCCCGGTCGAGCTGGTGGGGGTCGCCGTACGCCGGCTCGACGCACCCCGCGACGTGCAGGTCCCCGACGGCCTGCTGACCACCGACGCGCACGGCCTGGTCGCCCGCGACGACGTCGACCTCGTCGTCGAGGTGATCGGCGGCATCGAGCCCGCCCGCTCGCTGATCCTCTCCGCGCTGGAGAACGGCGCGAGCGTCGTCACGGCCAACAAGGCGCTGCTCGCCGAGGACGGACCGACGCTCTTCGAGGCCGCCGCCAAGGCCGAGCGCGACCTCTACTACGAGGCCGCCGTGGCCGGCGCCATCCCGATCCTGCGTCCGCTGCGCGAGTCGCTCGCCGGCGACAGGGTCACCCGCGTGCTCGGCATCGTCAACGGCACGACCAACTTCATCCTCGACAAGATGGACACCTCGGGGGCGGGCTTCTCCGAGGCCCTCGAGGAGGCGCAGGAGCTCGGCTACGCCGAGGCCGACCCGACCGCGGACGTCGAGGGCTTCGACGCCGCCGCGAAGGCCGCGATCCTGGCCAGCCTGGCCTTCCACTCGCGCGTCACCGCCTCCGACGTCTACCGGGAGGGGATCTCGGAGGTCACCGCAGCCGACGTCGCCAGCGCCCGCGACATGGGGTCGGTCGTCAAGCTGCTCGCGATCTGCGAGCTGCGTCCCGGTCCCGACGGCCAGGACCAGGTCGCCGCCCGGGTGCACCCCGCGATGATCCCGCGGTCGCACCCGCTCGCCAGCGTCCGCGAGGCCTACAACGCCGTGTTCGTCGAGTCCGAGGCCGCCGGCCAGCTCATGTTCTACGGCCCCGGCGCGGGCGGCTCGCCCACCGCGAGCGCCGTGCTCGGCGACCTGGTGACCATCGCGCGCAACCGCCTCGCGGAGACCCGCGGCGCGGGCGAGTCGGCCTACGCCGACCGGGCGGTCCAGCCGATGGGGGAGACGCGCACCCGCTACCACGTCGCGATCGACGTCGACGACCGCGCGGGCGTGCTCGCGACGGTCGCCAACGCGTTCGCCGACCACGACGTGTCCATCCAGACGGTCCGCCAGGAGGGACGCGGAGCCGACGCCCAGCTCGTCGTCGTCTCGCACGCCGCACCCGACGCCGCCCTCAGCGCGACCGTCGACCAGCTGCGCAGCATGGACATCGTGCGCGAGGTCACCTCCGTGATGCGGGTCGAGGGCGGCGACGAATGA
- the thrC gene encoding threonine synthase has translation MSTHQWRGLIEEYRALIDLLPDGLEAVTLREGGTPLVHSEWLSSLTGGQVWLKVEGDNPTGSFKDRGMTTAISVAKHEGAQAVVCASTGNTSASMAAYAAKAGLKPLVLVPEGKIAAGKMAQAVVHGAQIIMVRGNFDHCLQMAKGLAWDYPVALVNSVNPVRLQGQKTAAFEICDFLGDAPDYHLLPVGNAGNISAYWMGYEQYADLGRASRRPVMRGFQAEGASPLVTGEPFPDPETKATAIRIGNPASWKLAEAAAHESGGRFAAVTDVQILAAQAQLARHDGVFVEPASAAGIAGLLSELAAGETYTGATVAITVTGHGLKDTATALESYGDVVDTVVDADVAAAAAAAGLA, from the coding sequence ATGAGCACCCACCAGTGGCGTGGCCTCATCGAGGAGTACCGCGCGCTCATCGACCTGCTGCCCGACGGCCTCGAGGCGGTGACGCTGCGCGAGGGCGGCACGCCCCTCGTGCACTCGGAGTGGCTCTCGTCCCTCACCGGCGGCCAGGTCTGGCTCAAGGTCGAGGGCGACAACCCGACCGGGTCCTTCAAGGACCGCGGCATGACCACGGCGATCTCGGTCGCCAAGCACGAGGGGGCGCAGGCCGTGGTCTGCGCCTCGACCGGCAACACGTCGGCGTCGATGGCGGCCTACGCCGCGAAGGCCGGCCTCAAGCCGCTGGTGCTCGTGCCGGAGGGCAAGATCGCCGCGGGCAAGATGGCCCAGGCCGTCGTGCACGGCGCCCAGATCATCATGGTGCGCGGCAACTTCGACCACTGCCTGCAGATGGCCAAGGGCCTGGCCTGGGACTACCCCGTGGCGCTGGTCAACTCGGTCAACCCGGTCCGCCTCCAGGGCCAGAAGACCGCGGCCTTCGAGATCTGCGACTTCCTCGGCGACGCCCCCGACTACCACCTGCTGCCGGTGGGCAACGCCGGCAACATCTCGGCCTACTGGATGGGCTACGAGCAGTACGCCGACCTCGGCCGCGCGAGCAGGCGCCCCGTCATGCGGGGGTTCCAGGCCGAGGGCGCGTCGCCGCTCGTCACCGGCGAGCCCTTCCCGGACCCCGAGACCAAGGCGACCGCGATCCGCATCGGCAACCCCGCCTCGTGGAAGCTCGCCGAGGCGGCCGCCCACGAGTCGGGCGGTCGGTTCGCCGCGGTGACCGACGTCCAGATCCTCGCCGCGCAGGCCCAGCTGGCCCGGCACGACGGCGTCTTCGTCGAGCCGGCCTCGGCCGCCGGCATCGCCGGCCTGCTGTCGGAGCTCGCGGCAGGGGAGACCTACACCGGTGCGACGGTCGCCATCACGGTCACCGGCCACGGCCTCAAGGACACCGCCACCGCGCTCGAGTCGTACGGTGACGTCGTCGACACGGTCGTGGACGCCGACGTGGCAGCCGCGGCCGCGGCCGCCGGTCTCGCCTGA
- the thrB gene encoding homoserine kinase has protein sequence MATFVDGPARVSVPATSANLGPGFDAFGLALSLRDELEAEVLTEGLVVDVAGAGADGVPRDETHLVVRAMRAAFELMGEQPPGLRLSCRNVIPHARGLGSSSAAIVAGVVLARGLVAGGQLLASDEALFDLAADLEGHPDNVAAAFYGGFVISGREADRWFAVRAGVDPRITAVVFVPPDGVETTVARGLLPDLVPHAEAAANSGRAALLVAAITGQPEHLLAATRDWLHQDQREPAMPKTLELVRSLRADGVPAVVSGAGPTVLAFGSADTTDLLARCPRGWTPHELSIDVEGARLT, from the coding sequence ATGGCGACCTTCGTCGACGGGCCCGCCCGGGTCAGCGTCCCGGCCACGTCCGCCAACCTCGGCCCGGGGTTCGACGCCTTCGGCCTGGCGCTGTCGCTGCGCGACGAGCTCGAGGCCGAGGTGCTGACCGAGGGCCTGGTGGTCGACGTGGCGGGTGCCGGCGCCGACGGCGTGCCTCGCGACGAGACCCACCTCGTCGTCCGGGCGATGCGGGCCGCCTTCGAGCTCATGGGGGAGCAGCCGCCCGGACTGCGGCTGTCGTGCCGCAACGTCATCCCGCACGCGCGCGGCCTCGGGTCGTCCTCGGCGGCGATCGTCGCCGGTGTCGTGCTCGCGCGGGGCCTCGTCGCCGGTGGTCAGCTGCTCGCGTCCGACGAGGCCCTGTTCGACCTCGCGGCCGACCTCGAGGGCCACCCCGACAACGTCGCCGCAGCGTTCTACGGCGGGTTCGTGATCTCCGGCCGCGAGGCGGACCGCTGGTTCGCGGTGCGCGCAGGCGTCGACCCGAGGATCACGGCGGTCGTGTTCGTCCCGCCGGACGGCGTCGAGACCACGGTCGCCCGCGGCCTGCTGCCCGACCTCGTCCCGCACGCCGAGGCCGCCGCCAACTCCGGCCGCGCCGCGTTGCTGGTGGCCGCGATCACGGGACAGCCCGAGCACCTGCTCGCCGCGACCCGGGACTGGCTCCACCAGGACCAGCGAGAGCCGGCGATGCCGAAGACCCTGGAGCTCGTACGCTCGCTGCGTGCCGACGGCGTGCCCGCCGTCGTGTCGGGGGCCGGGCCCACCGTGCTGGCGTTCGGGTCGGCCGACACCACGGACCTGCTCGCCCGCTGCCCGCGCGGGTGGACGCCGCACGAGCTGTCGATCGACGTCGAGGGCGCGCGCCTCACCTGA